In Notamacropus eugenii isolate mMacEug1 chromosome 1, mMacEug1.pri_v2, whole genome shotgun sequence, one genomic interval encodes:
- the CALM2 gene encoding calmodulin-2 isoform X2, with protein sequence MADQLTEEQIAEFKEAFSLFDKDGDGTITTKELGTVMRSLGQNPTEAELQDMINEVDADGNGTIDFPEFLTMMARKMKDTDSEEEIREAFRVFDKDGNGYISAAELRHVMTNLGEKLTDEEVDEMIREADIDGDGQVNYEEFVQMMTAK encoded by the exons ATG GCTGATCAGCTGACAGAAGAGCAGATTGCAG AATTCAAAGAAGCCTTTTCACTATTTGACAAGGATGGAGATGGGACTATAACAACAAAGGAATTGGGAACTGTAATGAGGTCACTTGGGCAGAACCCCACAGAAGCTGAACTACAGGATATGATTAATGAAGTAGATGCTGATG GTAATGGCACAATTGACTTCCCAGAATTTCTGACTATGAtggcaagaaaaatgaaagacacaGACAGTGAAGAAGAAATTAGAGAAGCATTCCGTGTGTTTGACAAG GATGGCAATGGTTATATTAGTGCAGCGGAACTTCGTCATGTGATGACAAACCTTGGAGAGAAGTTAACGGATGAAGAGGTTGATGAAATGATCAGGGAAGCAGATATTGATGGTGATGGTCAAGTAAACTATGAAG
- the CALM2 gene encoding calmodulin-2 isoform X1 has protein sequence MPQSPLRPLPKEWPFPGSRLGGDRGGPAAAVSQADQLTEEQIAEFKEAFSLFDKDGDGTITTKELGTVMRSLGQNPTEAELQDMINEVDADGNGTIDFPEFLTMMARKMKDTDSEEEIREAFRVFDKDGNGYISAAELRHVMTNLGEKLTDEEVDEMIREADIDGDGQVNYEEFVQMMTAK, from the exons ATGCCGCAGAGTCCTCTCCGTCCCCTTCCCAAGGAGTGGCCCTTTCCCGGGAGTCGGCTCGGAGGGGACCGAGGGGGCCCGGCTGCGGCTGTGTCGCAG GCTGATCAGCTGACAGAAGAGCAGATTGCAG AATTCAAAGAAGCCTTTTCACTATTTGACAAGGATGGAGATGGGACTATAACAACAAAGGAATTGGGAACTGTAATGAGGTCACTTGGGCAGAACCCCACAGAAGCTGAACTACAGGATATGATTAATGAAGTAGATGCTGATG GTAATGGCACAATTGACTTCCCAGAATTTCTGACTATGAtggcaagaaaaatgaaagacacaGACAGTGAAGAAGAAATTAGAGAAGCATTCCGTGTGTTTGACAAG GATGGCAATGGTTATATTAGTGCAGCGGAACTTCGTCATGTGATGACAAACCTTGGAGAGAAGTTAACGGATGAAGAGGTTGATGAAATGATCAGGGAAGCAGATATTGATGGTGATGGTCAAGTAAACTATGAAG
- the CALM2 gene encoding calmodulin-2 isoform X3, with translation MRSLGQNPTEAELQDMINEVDADGNGTIDFPEFLTMMARKMKDTDSEEEIREAFRVFDKDGNGYISAAELRHVMTNLGEKLTDEEVDEMIREADIDGDGQVNYEEFVQMMTAK, from the exons ATGAGGTCACTTGGGCAGAACCCCACAGAAGCTGAACTACAGGATATGATTAATGAAGTAGATGCTGATG GTAATGGCACAATTGACTTCCCAGAATTTCTGACTATGAtggcaagaaaaatgaaagacacaGACAGTGAAGAAGAAATTAGAGAAGCATTCCGTGTGTTTGACAAG GATGGCAATGGTTATATTAGTGCAGCGGAACTTCGTCATGTGATGACAAACCTTGGAGAGAAGTTAACGGATGAAGAGGTTGATGAAATGATCAGGGAAGCAGATATTGATGGTGATGGTCAAGTAAACTATGAAG